The following are from one region of the Anguilla rostrata isolate EN2019 chromosome 7, ASM1855537v3, whole genome shotgun sequence genome:
- the rbm46 gene encoding probable RNA-binding protein 46 → MDDDSLNSVHGSSRMDRPKEAALLALMEKSGYSMVQENGQRKFGGPPPGWEGPPPPRGCEVFVGKIPRDMYEDELVPVFERAGRIYEFRLMMEFSGENRGYAFVMYTTKEAAQRAIQLLDNFEIRPGKPIGVCVSLDNCRLFIGSVPKEKRKEEILEEMRKVTEGVVDVIVYPSATDKSKNRGFAFVEYESHKAAAMARRKLIPGTFQLWGHAIQVDWAEPEKDVDEETMQRVRVLYVRNLMISTTEDTIRREFGKFKPGAVERVKKLTDYAFVHFYRRGDAVDALRAMNGKAIDGSAIEVTLAKPVSKDAGRRFGQRGHGRGPYGDGVLLPGKEEAGDGPAGPRPPGLAGRLGGAYVPDVERCVYPFFPGSALMPVSMQSLKPGQFCSAVTHLEYYCNKNNWAPPEYYLYSTSGQDGKLLLIYKVVIPSTRSSFMPDKVCTILEDAKEVAAQNTLWSLDCTFHGPGSPGGLSPPATSGTGLLSYGCRTCPYPGYPLSPPLPLAGGNGQRVYISNQSAFI, encoded by the exons ATGGACGACGATAGCCTAAATTCGGTGCATGGAAGCAGCCGGATGGACAGACCGAAGGAGGCTGCGCTACTGGCCTTAATGGAGAAGTCAGGCTACAGCATGGTACAAGAGAACGGCCAAAGGAAATTCGGTGGGCCACCTCCAG ggtgggaggggccccCGCCGCCACGAGGCTGCGAGGTCTTCGTGGGGAAGATCCCGCGAGACATGTACGAGGACGAGCTGGTGCCCGTCTTCGAGAGGGCGGGGCGGATCTACGAGTTCCGGCTGATGATGGAGTTCAGCGGGGAGAACCGGGGCTACGCCTTCGTCATGTACACCACCAAGGAGGCGGCGCAGCGCGCCATCCAGCTCCTGGACAACTTCGAGATCCGCCCGGGCAAGCCCATCGGCGTCTGCGTCAGCCTGGACAACTGCCGCCTCTTCATCGGCTCGGTGCccaaggagaagaggaaggaggagatCCTGGAGGAGATGAGGAAGGTGACGGAGGGCGTGGTGGACGTCATCGTCTACCCCAGCGCCACCGACAAGAGCAAGAACCGCGGCTTCGCCTTCGTGGAGTACGAGTCCCACAAAGCAGCGGCCATGGCCAGGAGGAAGCTCATCCCAG GCACTTTCCAGCTCTGGGGCCACGCCATCCAGGTGGACTGGGCGGAGCCGGAGAAGGACGTGGACGAGGAGACCATGCAGCGCGTGCGCGTCCTGTACGTGCGCAACCTGATGATCTCCACCACGGAGGACACCATCCGCCGCGAGTTCGGCAAGTTCAAGCCGGGCGCGGTGGAGCGGGTGAAGAAGCTGACGGACTACGCCTTCGTGCACTTCTACCGGCGCGGCGACGCCGTGGACGCCCTGCGCGCCATGAACGGCAAGGCCATCGACGGCTCGGCCATCGAGGTCACGCTGGCCAAGCCCGTCAGCAAGGACGCGGGCCGCCGCTTCGGCCAGAGGGGCCACGGCCGGGGCCCCTACGGCGACGGCGTCCTCCTCCCGGGCAAGGAGGAGGCCGGCGACGGGCCcgccggcccccggcccccgggcCTGGCCGGCCGGCTCGGCGGGGCCTACGTCCCGGACGTGGAGCGCTGCGTCTACCCCTTCTTCCCGGGCTCGGCCCTCATGCCCGTCAGCATGCAGTCCCTGAAGCCCGGCCAGTTCTGCTCGGCCGTCACCCACCTGGAGTACTACTGCAACAAGAACAACTGGGCCCCGCCCGAGTACTACCTGTACTCCACCAGCGGCCAGGACGGCAAGCTGCTGCTCATCTACAAGGTGGTCATCCCCAGCACGCGCAGCAGCTTCATGCCCGACAAGGTCTGCACCATCCTGGAGGACGCCAAGGAGGTGGCGGCCCAGAACACGCTCTGGAGTCTAG ACTGCACGTTCCACGGGCCCGGGTCCCCCGGCGGCCTGTCGCCCCCGGCGACCTCCGGCACCGGCCTGCTCTCCTACGGCTGCCGCACCTGCCCCTACCCGGGATaccctctctccccgcccctGCCGCTGGCCGGCGGCAACGGGCAGAGGGTCTACATCTCCAACCAGTCCGCCTTCATCTAG
- the lratb.2 gene encoding lecithin retinol acyltransferase b, tandem duplicate 2, producing MFPFQFLNLFFIAAKGKEEKERKYDISAYKRGDLLAVPRTIFTHFGIYLGDNKVAHLIPDILPVLSKNPNAIKKTVTNHRLILGVLAKVASIRVDSVEDFAYGAEITVNQRDKVCSQWPLNNEEVARRAEKLLGSITYSILWYNCEHYVMHCRYGSATSFQTAQFCNIVRGIIFSERSAFLTAILGLGTMLYLGSVTAYTTLPTLLLPFALWIAS from the exons ATGTTTCCTTTTCAGttcttgaatttgtttttcatcgCAGCAAAAGGCAAAGAGGAGAAGGAGCGTAAATATGACATATCGGCTTACAAAAGAGGGGACTTGCTGGCAGTCCCCCGCACCATTTTCACGCACTTCGGCATCTACCTGGGGGACAACAAGGTCGCTCACCTGATACCCGACATCTTGCCCGTCCTCTCTAAAAACCCGAACGCGATAAAGAAGACGGTGACCAACCACAGGCTCATCCTCGGGGTGCTGGCCAAAGTGGCCAGCATCAGGGTGGACTCCGTGGAGGACTTTGCCTACGGGGCTGAGATCACGGTCAATCAAAGGGACAAGGTCTGCAGCCAGTGGCCACTAAACAACGAAGAAGTAGCCAGGAGGGCCGAGAAGCTGCTGGGATCCATTACGTACAGTATCCTTTGGTACAACTGTGAACACTATGTCATGCACTGTAGATATGGCAGCGCCACCAGTTTTCAGACCGCTCAG ttctGCAATATTGTGAGGGGAATTATTTTCAGCGAAAGGAGTGCCTTCCTCACCGCCATATTGGGACTGGGAACTATGCTCTATCTCGGCTCAGTGACAGCATACACCACCCtgcccaccctcctcctcccttttgcTCTCTGGATCGCATCATAA